The Eurosta solidaginis isolate ZX-2024a chromosome 4, ASM4086904v1, whole genome shotgun sequence genome includes a window with the following:
- the LOC137251366 gene encoding RNA-binding protein Ro60 — protein sequence MELDAKTKLRRFCYIGSLEPVYVHLRGLINVQKYLPQLQLLCKAMDDVAMLLVLKQVLHETTLVRRDEPIFVYAVYLDSEVDIKWKISLRKAFPALIRNDEDLFLFCKYAALIQREQKRKGFSKTTKKAITSWYEDQSPERIREMWLAHRGSHGYTHKTLLKLCHISDETIGAVDVVTPFFKTCTELLKAAETSGDTAEHVENHIDADAVSNDSKTEKDAKSDGGDVEKTKSNTEMSPSAILSVSKLRTTKNKFEAVKIIRKFKLRFNQVPAHLYRFPQVMEVLIPTMSYIQVLKNWRNLARQNHFENPKLMKLCQTLLENKKLLHKDNIHPIVFLMQMRDLVVRDDIAKLTPKRVEALKMPLLKQLYEESFGSNEATGLRMHITINIQKNYRKKPLKNHKKLGFLEAAIALAFGYYKKEKEVDVFYWMDDKLNLGQMPWDKNVKVDDVLEFCDILDITKTNQRLIVPILRAMERKQTYDVFLVIVPTAGRGNPKQSSEFLSKFLDKYREKRNPKAKFIILELLKFRKSMRYSDTRNENILEICGLDDHTTNLINNFALNHFG from the exons ATGGAGTTGGATGCCAAGACCAAGTTGCGGCGCTTCTGCTACATTGGCAGTTTGGAGCCAGTTTATGTACACTTGCGTGGTCTAATAAATGTGCAAAAGTATTTGCCGCAGTTGCAGCTGCTCTGTAAGGCAATGGACGATGTCGCTATGCTTTTAGTTTTAAAGCAAGTATTGCATGAAACTACGCTCGTACGACGTGATGAG CCAATTTTCGTATACGCCGTTTATTTGGACAGCGAAGTCGATATTAAATGGAAGATTTCACTGCGAAAAGCTTTTCCGGCACTTATACGAAATGATGAAGACCTTTTCTTGTTCTGTAAATATGCTGCACTTATACAGCGTGAACAAAAACGTAAAGGGTTTTCTAAAACAACCAAAAAAGCTATTACATCCTGGTATGAAGATCAATCACCAGAGAGGATACGAGAAATGTGGCTAGCACACCGTGGATCACATGGTTATACGCATAAAACTTTGCTTAAGCTTTGTCATATTAGTGATGAAACAATTGGTGCTGTGGATGTTGTGACGCCCTTTTTTAAAACTTGTACTGAATTACTTAAAGCAGCCGAAACAAGTGGAGATACAGCAGAGCATGTGGAAAATCATATAGACGCCGATGCTGTATCTAACGATAGCAAGACAGAAAAGGATGCTAAATCAGATGGCGGCGATGTCGAAAAGACTAAAAGTAATACAGAAATGTCGCCATCAGCTATATTGTCTGTGAGCAAATTGCGCACAACTAAAAATAAGTTCGAAGCAGTTAAAATTATACGTAAATTCAAGCTACGTTTTAATCAAGTGCCAGCACATTTGTACCGTTTTCCACAAGTTATGGAGGTTTTGATACCAACAATGTCATACATTCAAGTACTAAAGAATTGGCGCAATTTGGCACGCCAAAATCACTTTGAAAATCCTAAATTAATGAAACTGTGTCAAACTTTGCTCGAAAATAAGAAATTGTTACATAAGGATAACATACATCCAATAGTGTTCCTTATGCAAATGCGTGATTTGGTAGTGCGCGATGATATAGCAAAG TTGACACCAAAGCGAGTTGAAGCTTTGAAGATGCCGCTCTTGAAGCAACTATACGAGGAATCTTTTGGTAGCAATGAAGCAACTGGTTTGCGTATGCACATCACAATAAATATACAAAAGAACTATAGGAAGA AACCTTTGAAAAATCACAAGAAATTGGGATTTCTTGAGGCTGCTATCGCCTTGGCTTTCGGTTATTATAAAAAGGAAAAGGAAGTTGATGTATTCTATTGGATGGATGACAAGCTTAATTTGGGACAAATGCCATGGGATAAGAATGTAAAAGTTGATGATGTGCTTGAATTTTGTGATATACTTGAT aTAACAAAAACCAATCAGCGCCTAATTGTACCAATTTTGCGCGCTATGGAACGTAAACAAACGTATGATGTCTTCTTGGTAATTGTACCGACTGCTGGGCGTGGCAATCCCAAACAAAGCTCTGAATTTCTATCTAAATTTTTGGACAAATATCGCGAGAAGAGGAATCCAAAAGCAAA gTTCATTATACTTGAGTTGCTCAAGTTTCGTAAGTCGATGCGTTATTCAGATACACGTAATGAAAATATTCTCGAAATCTGTGGTCTAGATGATCACACTACGAATTTGATAAACAACTTCGCTTTAAATCACTTTGGTTAA